The Vibrio sp. 16 genome segment TATTGTTATGTCAGTATCGCGAGTGTAAGTGAGCAAAGAGGCAAAGTAATCTGGTGGTGAAAAGCGAATTTGAAAGTTTGAAGCGTGATAACAAAACGAAAATAACAACGGCACCAAAAGGTGCCGTTTTTGCTTAGCTCAGAGGTCTTAGGTAAGCCAAGAAGCGCTTCTCGGCATGTTTGAAACACCAAAGAATGATAAAGGTCAGCGCCATATAGAATAATCCGGCCGTTAAGAAAGACTCAAACGGCGCGTAGTAACGCGAATTCACCAATCTAGCAGCACCCGTTAAGTCAACGATAGTCACGATGCCTGCAACTGCGCTTCCGTGAAGCATGAAGATCACTTCATTACTGTAAGCTGGCAACGCTCGTCTCAACGCACTTGGCAAAATGATTCTTCGGTAAGTCATAAAATGACTCATGCCATAAGCTTTCGCAGCTTCCACTTCACCTTTTGGTAAACCGTTGATGGCGCCACGGATG includes the following:
- a CDS encoding ABC transporter permease, which codes for MDFSLIVESLPVYLEGLWTTVWLVCLALVIGLVVAIPLGVARNSQSYFISGPSWAFIYFFRGTPLLIQLYLIYYGMDQFFPVKDTLWENAWFCALVAFVLNTSAYTAEIIRGAINGLPKGEVEAAKAYGMSHFMTYRRIILPSALRRALPAYSNEVIFMLHGSAVAGIVTIVDLTGAARLVNSRYYAPFESFLTAGLFYMALTFIILWCFKHAEKRFLAYLRPLS